From Micromonospora auratinigra:
CTGCTCGACACGCTCTCGTCGCAGCTGCGCCGCCCGCCGGCACGGCGCGAGCGGGTCCGCGCCACGGTCGGCGCGGCGATCGACGGGTTCGGCGGCCGGGTCGTGCTGGACCTGCGCACCACGCTGGTGCTGGCCCGCCGCCCGGCCTGACCGGCCGCGGCCGGGCTCAGGCCCGACCGGTGTCGGTCGCCGGGCCCGGGTCCGCGTCGATCACCCGGGCCACCTCGACGGGCAGCGGGTACGGGCGCTCGACCGGCAGCAGCGCCGCCGCGCCCGGCTCGTCCCCGGCGGTGAGCCGGTCGTGCACCGCCCGGGCCAGCGGCGTCACGTCGCGCAGCCCGACGATCCAGTCGTCGACGTACCGGTGCACCGCCTCCCCGGTGAGCCCCACCTGCACCGCCCGGTACGGCAGCGGCGCCAGCCGCAGCGAGCGTTCCGGGTCCCACTGCACCCGTACCGGGCTGTGCTTGAGCTGGCGGCGCCAGGCGGCCCGGTCGGCGTGCAGCCGGGCGTCGTACCCGCTCAGGGCGGCCCGGGACAGCGCCCAGGCGAAGCCGGTCCGGCTGATCTCGACCGCCAGCACCCGGTCCTGGCCGGGCTTGAGCGCCCAACCGCAGCGGTACATCATCCAGCGGAACGACGGCTTGATCCAGGTCATCCGCTCCCGTTTGAACGGGGCCACGAACCGGCCGGCGGCCAGCGCCGCGTCGGCGATCTCCGGCGGGTACGCCTGGTACACGGTCAGGGTGTCGGCGGTGAAGGCGGCGCGGATCTGTTGGCGGGGCACGGTCACCCGGTCATGGTGGCGGGTGACGGGGGCGCCGGCCACCGGGTTTCGCCGCCGCGCGCCCGGCTGCGCCGGACGATAGGCTGCCCGCCGTGGCAGGTCTGTTGAGGAACGTGGCGTCCAGGTTGGGTCGGCTCACCGGGGGTGCGGGCGCGCCCGCCGGCAGCCCCGCGCGCATTCCGGCGCAGGTGGCCCGGCGCCGCCAGGTGAGCGCGTTGCAACGGCGGGAGCTGTCGTACGCCCCGGAGCCGGACGGGCAGGCCGATCCGGGCGAGATCGTCTGGACCTGGGTGCCGTACGAGGACGACCCGCGGCAGGGCAAGGACCGCCCGGTGCTGGTGGTCGGCCGGCAGAGCCGGACGCTGTTCGGGTTGATGCTGTCCAGCCAGAGCGAGCGGGACGGGCAGCGGCACTGGCTGGCGCTCGGCCCGGGGGAGTGGGACCGCGACCACCGCCCCAGCTGGGTACGCCTCGACCGGGTGCTCACCATGCGCGAGGACAGCATCCGCCGGGAGGGCGCGGTGCTGGACCGGCCCCGCTTCGACCGGGTGGGTCAGGCACTGCGCGCCGGCTACGGCTGGCGGTAGGGACTCCGCGCCGTGACGGCGGACCGGGCCGCGCTCAGCACTCGGCCATCAGCTGGCGCGGCACCCGGCTCGCCCCGACGCTCTTCGCCTGGTACATCGCCGCGTCCGCGCGGCAGAGCGCGTCGGTGAGCTGGGTGGGGCCGTGCACCGGGGCGAGCCCGACCGAGGCGGTCACCCGCACGGTGCGCGCGCCGAGCGGAATCGGGTCGGCGAGCGCCTCGCAGAGCCGCCGGGTCGCCTGCTCGATCCAGCGCCGGTCCATGGTCGGGCCGCGCAGCAGCCCGGCGAACTCGTCGCCGCCCAGCCGGGCCACCAGGTTGTCCCCGGCGAACGCGGTCAGCCGCTGCGCGACGCTGATCAGCACCTGGTCCCCGGCGGCGTGCCCGTAGCGGTCGTTGACCTGCTTGAAGCCGTCGAGGTCGAGCACCACCGCGACGAGCGGCTTGCCGGCCGCGTCGGTGAGCAGCGCCGCGGCCATCCGGAAGAAGGCGCGCCGGTTGGGCAGCCCGGTGAGCGGGTCGTGGCTGGCGGCGTGCCGCTCGGCCTCCAGTTCGGCCTGGAGCAGTTCGATCTCCGCCTCGGCGCGCAGGGCCCGGCGGCGCAGCTGCCAGGCGGAGACGAGGGCGCCGGCGGCGGAGATACCGGAAGCGACGGTCATCGGGTCCGGCACGCGCCCTCCTCACCGCAGCCTCGGCCTTGCCGGCGACCGTGTTTTCCCTGGTCGCAGCCGGGAGTGGGGTCACCCAAAGTGAACACCTGGGTACACCGCACGTGCGTTATCATGCCCACTGTCCATTGCAGATGCAATAGCAGATGCACGTGCATCTCGGGCGCCAGACGACGACACCCCCGCCGCCACCCACCGCCCCTCCCCGCGGCATCGGCCGGCTCTTCCACAGAAGGACGCCCCATGCAGCAGCCCCAGAACGGCGTACCGACCAGTCACCTGCCACCGCTGCGCTGGCAGAAGAGCCGCCGGAGCAACCCCAGCGGCAACTGCGTCGAACTGGC
This genomic window contains:
- a CDS encoding DUF4291 domain-containing protein, with the protein product MTVPRQQIRAAFTADTLTVYQAYPPEIADAALAAGRFVAPFKRERMTWIKPSFRWMMYRCGWALKPGQDRVLAVEISRTGFAWALSRAALSGYDARLHADRAAWRRQLKHSPVRVQWDPERSLRLAPLPYRAVQVGLTGEAVHRYVDDWIVGLRDVTPLARAVHDRLTAGDEPGAAALLPVERPYPLPVEVARVIDADPGPATDTGRA
- a CDS encoding type II toxin-antitoxin system PemK/MazF family toxin, whose translation is MAGLLRNVASRLGRLTGGAGAPAGSPARIPAQVARRRQVSALQRRELSYAPEPDGQADPGEIVWTWVPYEDDPRQGKDRPVLVVGRQSRTLFGLMLSSQSERDGQRHWLALGPGEWDRDHRPSWVRLDRVLTMREDSIRREGAVLDRPRFDRVGQALRAGYGWR
- a CDS encoding GGDEF domain-containing protein, with the translated sequence MPDPMTVASGISAAGALVSAWQLRRRALRAEAEIELLQAELEAERHAASHDPLTGLPNRRAFFRMAAALLTDAAGKPLVAVVLDLDGFKQVNDRYGHAAGDQVLISVAQRLTAFAGDNLVARLGGDEFAGLLRGPTMDRRWIEQATRRLCEALADPIPLGARTVRVTASVGLAPVHGPTQLTDALCRADAAMYQAKSVGASRVPRQLMAEC